Genomic DNA from Vescimonas coprocola:
CGATGATAATGTAGCCGATGCAGGTGATGACAGCCACAGTCAGAGCGTAGGGCAACTGAGTCTTAACGTGATCCACGTGGTCGGAGCCTGCACCCAGAGAGGACAGAATGGTGGTGTCGGACAGGGGGGAGCAGTGGTCACCGAAGCAGCCGCCGCCCATGACAGCAGCGATGGTGGCGTACACCAGATTGGTAGCCTCACCGCCGGTCATATTGAAGGCCAGAGGCATCACGATGGGGATCATGATGGCGTACACGCCCCCAGCTGGTGCCGGTGAAGAAGGCCATGAAAGCGCAGACGGCGAAGGCCAGAGCCAGCAGGGTCACGGGGGGTCATCCAGCTCTCGGTGACGCTGATGACGTAGCTGGAGGTACCCAGCGTCTTGGAGATGGCGTTGATGCAGTAGGCCAGAGACAGGATCAGCATAGCGCTGACCACGGACTTGATGCCCTCGGTGGCCACCTGGATCATCTCACGGATGTTGAAGGCCTTCTGGATCAGCAGCACGATGGCCTGATAGACGACGGCCAGCACGAAAGCCTCCAGCGTCTTGGCAGAGCCCATGATGACGTAGGTGCCGATGGTCACGGCGATAACGATCAGAGCGGGGATCAGGAAGTGCAGAATGATGTTGGACTTGAAGCCCTCCTTGGGCTTGATGTTGTCCAGCTCACGGGACAGCATGGGGGTGGATCCGTCGGCCACCACCTTGCCGGTGGTGCGGGCACGCTCCTCGGCCTTCTTCATGGGGCCGTAGTCAGGCAGGAAGCCCAGAGCCACCAGGAAGATCATGACGATGGTCAGGATGCCGTACAGCTGGAAGGGGATGGAGTGGATGACGGCGTCCTGGCCAGCCTCCGCCGTGGCGAAGGTGCCGAAGCCCACCACCAGACCGGCTACATACACGCCCCAAGAGGTGAAGGGGAGGGTGATGCAGACGGGAGCGGAGGTGCAGTCGCACAGCCAGGCCAGCTTCTCACGGGAGACCTTGGCCTTATCGGTGATGGGACGCATCACGTTACCCACGAACAGGGGGGAGAAGTAGTCGGAGAAGAACACCAGAACACCCAGCGCAGCGCCCATGATCTGAGCAATGCGGGGCGTGATGTGAAGCTTCTCATTGAGCTTGTTGGCCACGGCCTCAATGGCGCCGGACTTCTGGAAGAAGGCCACCATGATACCGATGAACACCTCGATACCGATGACCCAGATGAAATCGGCATTGCCCAGAGCACTCTGAATGATGCCGGTGAAGCCGAACAGCAGGTCCTGACCGGTGATGAGCAGACCCACCAGAACGCCGCACAGGATGGAGAACAGGGCTTCTCTCGTAATGAACGCCAGGATAACGGCGATCAGAGCAGGAGCCAGAGAAAGGATACCATAATTATCCATATTTACCTCCTCAAGTTTTCAGGTTGTTTCTCTTTTTCGTGTTGTTGCTTGTGTTGCTTGCGTAGTACCACCGATGAACAAGGGCAGACACGCCTGACAGCGATGGTATAGAAATATAACAGGTCTCCATTCGCCTCGGCCGGGGGGGGGACTTCCACTCTGCGGGGGTTCCCTGCTCCGGCGTCAGGAATCTGACACCGGAGCACCCCGTGTGATGAGGAGTAATGGAAACTGGTTATCAAATAGAGGGTAGTCTAAGAGGAAAAGCTTACCAGACCTTGACCAGCTCGTCGGCGTCGGTCCACTCACGGTTCTGCTTCAGAGCCGTCTCCTTCAGCGTCAGCTT
This window encodes:
- a CDS encoding Na+/H+ antiporter NhaC family protein; this encodes MDNYGILSLAPALIAVILAFITREALFSILCGVLVGLLITGQDLLFGFTGIIQSALGNADFIWVIGIEVFIGIMVAFFQKSGAIEAVANKLNEKLHITPRIAQIMGAALGVLVFFSDYFSPLFVGNVMRPITDKAKVSREKLAWLCDCTSAPVCITLPFTSWGVYVAGLVVGFGTFATAEAGQDAVIHSIPFQLYGILTIVMIFLVALGFLPDYGPMKKAEERARTTGKVVADGSTPMLSRELDNIKPKEGFKSNIILHFLIPALIVIAVTIGTYVIMGSAKTLEAFVLAVVYQAIVLLIQKAFNIREMIQVATEGIKSVVSAMLILSLAYCINAISKTLGTSSYVISVTESWMTPRDPAGSGLRRLRFHGLLHRHQLGACTPS